In Microbacterium binotii, one DNA window encodes the following:
- a CDS encoding helix-turn-helix transcriptional regulator — protein MDRDYAKPLDVEALAHSIPMSAGHFSRQFRRLFGESPYQYLMTRRIERSMTLLRRGDLSVTEICFAVGFSSLGTFSTRFTELVGVPPSVYRTQDPPFREGMLPCIAKHLTRPVRNREA, from the coding sequence ATGGACCGCGACTACGCGAAGCCACTCGACGTGGAAGCGCTGGCGCACAGCATCCCGATGTCGGCCGGTCACTTCAGCCGACAGTTCCGCCGCCTGTTCGGCGAGTCTCCGTACCAGTACCTGATGACGCGGCGGATCGAGAGGTCGATGACACTGCTGCGCCGCGGCGATCTGAGTGTGACCGAGATCTGCTTCGCGGTCGGCTTCTCGTCGCTGGGCACGTTCAGCACGCGCTTCACCGAACTCGTCGGCGTTCCGCCGAGCGTGTACCGCACGCAGGACCCGCCGTTTCGCGAGGGGATGCTGCCGTGCATCGCGAAGCACCTCACGCGTCCGGTCAGGAATCGAGAAGCGTGA
- a CDS encoding VOC family protein, producing the protein MDITIHSSFLPHTDPEASLAFYRDVLEFEVRLDVGYEQMRWITVGPAGQPSTAIVLHPASVGRDLSDEEQEFLLALIAKGSYFGVNLATDDLDAVFARVEASGADIVQEPIEQDYGLRDAAFRDPAGNLIRIQQNKEQQA; encoded by the coding sequence ATGGACATCACGATTCACTCCAGCTTCCTTCCGCACACCGATCCTGAGGCATCGCTCGCCTTCTACCGCGACGTGCTCGAGTTCGAGGTGCGCCTCGACGTCGGATACGAGCAGATGCGCTGGATCACGGTCGGACCCGCCGGCCAGCCCTCCACCGCCATCGTGCTGCACCCGGCGAGCGTCGGGCGCGATCTCTCGGACGAGGAGCAGGAGTTCCTGCTCGCGCTCATCGCCAAGGGCAGCTATTTCGGCGTGAACCTCGCCACCGACGATCTCGACGCCGTCTTCGCACGCGTGGAGGCCTCGGGGGCCGATATCGTGCAGGAACCCATCGAGCAGGACTACGGGCTGCGGGACGCGGCGTTCCGCGATCCCGCGGGCAACCTCATCCGCATCCAGCAGAACAAGGAGCAGCAGGCATGA
- a CDS encoding VIT1/CCC1 transporter family protein yields MSESAEYGVHPDEPHRQGLSQRLNWLRAGVLGANDGIVSTAAVVVGVAGATSEVAPVFLAGTAALVGGAISMALGEYVSVSSQRDSERALIAKETRELREQPEEEFEELVGLYRAQGLSEETATRVATELTAKDALKAHLSAELNIDADDVVSPWHAALASAIAFFVGALLPMATILFAPHPLRIALTFVAVLIALAITGYVAAWIGGANRARAIARTVIGGALALVATYAVGSLFGTTVG; encoded by the coding sequence GTGAGCGAATCCGCCGAGTACGGGGTGCACCCCGACGAGCCGCACCGTCAAGGCCTGTCCCAGCGCCTGAACTGGTTGCGCGCGGGTGTGCTGGGCGCCAACGACGGGATCGTCTCGACCGCCGCCGTCGTGGTCGGCGTCGCGGGGGCCACCTCCGAGGTCGCCCCCGTCTTCCTCGCCGGCACGGCGGCACTCGTCGGCGGCGCCATCTCGATGGCCCTGGGCGAGTACGTGTCGGTGTCGAGCCAGCGCGACTCCGAGCGCGCGCTCATCGCGAAGGAGACGCGGGAGCTGCGAGAGCAGCCCGAGGAGGAGTTCGAGGAGCTCGTCGGGCTGTACCGGGCGCAGGGGCTCAGCGAGGAGACCGCAACCCGTGTCGCCACTGAGCTCACGGCGAAGGATGCGTTGAAGGCGCATCTCTCGGCCGAACTCAACATCGACGCCGACGACGTGGTGAGCCCGTGGCACGCGGCGCTCGCGTCCGCCATCGCCTTCTTCGTCGGGGCACTGCTGCCGATGGCCACGATCCTGTTCGCACCGCATCCGCTGCGCATCGCGCTGACCTTCGTCGCAGTGCTCATCGCCCTCGCGATCACCGGCTACGTCGCGGCGTGGATCGGCGGGGCGAACCGGGCCCGTGCGATCGCGCGGACGGTGATCGGCGGGGCACTCGCGCTCGTGGCGACCTACGCGGTGGGCAGCCTCTTCGGCACCACGGTCGGCTGA